The following coding sequences are from one Streptococcus sp. NPS 308 window:
- the strH gene encoding LPXTG-anchored beta-N-acetylhexosaminidase StrH produces MKLEKKQRFSIRKYAVGAASVLIGFAFSAQVVAADGITPAPTAEETVQTVQESPQAVKEAVDSKVPEKLEEKAEEPIKEDVKEDSEAPHTVAPKTEETTAPAVTENASPTPTTEKESPAPTEVPAENSPSEKKNEAATPAVTTPNTERAAQVNEKLAKRKMISIDAGRKYFSPEQLKEIIDKAKHYGYTDLHLLVGNDGMRFMLDDMTIKANGKTYASDDVKRALENGTDAYYKDPNGNHLTESQMTDLINYAKDKGIGLIPTVNSPGHMDAILHAMKELGIQKPNFNYFGKESARTVDLDNKEAVEFTKALINKYAAYFAGKTDIFNIGLDEYANDATDAKGWSVLQAYKWYPEDGFPDKGYDKFIAYANDLARIVKSHSLKPMAFNDGIYYNSDTSFGTFDKDIIVSMWTGGWGGYDVASSKLLVEKGHQILNTNDAWYYVLGRNADGQGWYNLDQGLNGIKNTPITSVPKSDGATIPFIGGMVAAWADTPSARYSPSRLFKLMRSFANANAEYFAADYESAEQALKEVPTDLNRYTAESVATVKEAEKAIRSLDSNLSRAQQDTIDQAIAKLQEAVSNLTFTPEAQKEEDAKREVEKLAKNKVISIDAGRKYFSAEQLKRIIDKASELGYSDVHLLLGNDGLRFLLDDMTITANGKTYASDDVKNAIIEGTKAYYDDPNGTTLSQAEITELIEYAKSKGIGLIPAINSPGHMDAMLVAMEKLGIQNPQANFDKVSKTTMDLENEEAMNFTKALIGKYMDFFAGKTKIFNYGTDEYANDATNAQGWYYLKWYGLYGKFAEYANTLAAMAKERGLQPMAFNDGFYYEDKDDVEFDKDVIISYWSKGWWGYNLASPQYLASKGYKFLNTNGDWYYILGQKPEDGGGFLKKALENTEKTTFNQLASTKYPEVDLPTIGSMLAIWADRPSAEYKEEEIFELMTAFADHNKDYFRADYNALREELAQIPTNLEGYSKESLDALNAAKEALNYNLNRSKQAELDALVAKLKAARLGLKPAATHSGSLDENELAANVETKPELITRAEKIPFEVIKKENPNLPAKQEKIVTPGVDGERTHYISVLTENGKQTETVLDSQVTKEPVTQVVEIGAPITHKGDESGLAPAAEAKPRLDIQEEEIPFTTVTRENPLLLKGKTQVVTKGANGRRIHYYSVSTSADGKEVKTLVDSLVTQEAVTQVIEVGTLVTHVGDEHGLAPAAETKPRLDIQEEEIPFTTVTRENPQLPKGQTQVVTKGANGHRTAFYSVSTTADGKEERTLVNSVVTQEAVTQVVEVGTAAEKAEQTAPTTAKADEKQLPATGSQDSAGLVAVGLMATLAAYGLTKRKED; encoded by the coding sequence ATGAAACTAGAAAAGAAACAGCGCTTCTCCATTCGTAAATACGCGGTTGGAGCAGCTTCTGTACTTATAGGATTTGCTTTTAGCGCACAAGTCGTAGCTGCCGACGGGATTACTCCAGCTCCAACAGCTGAGGAAACCGTTCAAACTGTCCAGGAGAGTCCTCAAGCAGTCAAAGAAGCTGTAGATTCCAAGGTTCCAGAAAAACTGGAAGAAAAGGCTGAAGAGCCTATAAAAGAGGATGTCAAAGAAGACTCGGAGGCTCCTCATACAGTTGCTCCAAAAACGGAAGAAACAACTGCACCAGCTGTGACAGAAAATGCTAGTCCTACTCCGACTACTGAGAAAGAAAGTCCTGCTCCAACTGAAGTTCCTGCAGAAAACTCTCCTTCAGAAAAGAAAAATGAAGCAGCCACACCTGCAGTAACCACTCCTAACACTGAACGAGCAGCTCAGGTAAATGAAAAACTGGCTAAAAGAAAAATGATCTCAATTGATGCTGGACGCAAGTACTTCTCGCCTGAGCAACTCAAAGAAATCATCGACAAAGCCAAACACTACGGCTATACGGATCTTCATTTACTAGTTGGAAACGATGGCATGCGTTTCATGTTGGACGACATGACCATCAAAGCCAATGGCAAAACCTATGCAAGTGATGATGTCAAACGTGCGCTCGAAAATGGAACTGATGCCTACTACAAGGATCCAAACGGCAACCACTTGACAGAGAGCCAAATGACGGACTTGATTAACTATGCTAAAGATAAAGGTATCGGACTAATCCCAACCGTTAATAGCCCTGGGCACATGGATGCCATTTTGCATGCTATGAAAGAACTAGGCATCCAAAAACCTAACTTCAACTACTTTGGTAAGGAATCTGCTCGTACCGTTGACCTTGATAACAAAGAAGCTGTTGAGTTTACCAAAGCCCTGATCAACAAGTATGCTGCTTACTTCGCTGGCAAAACTGACATCTTCAATATCGGACTAGACGAGTACGCTAATGATGCTACAGATGCCAAAGGATGGAGCGTTCTTCAAGCCTATAAATGGTATCCAGAAGATGGATTCCCTGACAAGGGTTATGATAAATTTATCGCCTACGCCAATGACCTTGCTCGCATCGTCAAATCTCACAGCCTCAAACCAATGGCCTTTAACGACGGTATCTACTATAATAGCGACACTAGCTTTGGAACCTTTGACAAAGATATCATTGTTTCTATGTGGACTGGTGGATGGGGCGGTTACGACGTCGCTTCTTCTAAACTTCTAGTTGAAAAAGGTCACCAAATCCTTAATACCAACGATGCTTGGTACTATGTTCTCGGACGAAATGCCGACGGCCAAGGCTGGTACAACCTGGACCAAGGACTCAATGGTATCAAGAACACTCCAATCACTTCTGTACCAAAATCTGATGGGGCTACTATCCCGTTCATCGGAGGTATGGTAGCTGCTTGGGCGGATACCCCATCTGCACGCTATTCACCATCACGCCTCTTCAAACTCATGCGTAGCTTCGCAAATGCTAACGCTGAATACTTTGCTGCCGACTATGAGTCTGCTGAGCAAGCCCTTAAAGAAGTTCCAACAGACCTTAACCGCTATACTGCAGAAAGCGTCGCAACTGTCAAAGAAGCTGAAAAAGCCATTCGCTCACTCGATAGCAACCTCAGCCGTGCCCAACAAGATACCATTGACCAAGCAATTGCAAAACTCCAAGAAGCTGTTAGCAATTTGACCTTCACACCAGAAGCTCAAAAAGAAGAAGACGCGAAACGCGAAGTTGAAAAACTTGCCAAGAACAAGGTGATCTCAATCGACGCTGGACGTAAGTACTTCTCAGCTGAACAACTCAAACGTATCATTGATAAAGCTAGTGAACTTGGATATTCTGATGTGCATCTCCTCCTAGGAAATGACGGACTTCGCTTCCTACTTGATGACATGACTATCACTGCTAACGGCAAAACCTATGCAAGTGACGATGTCAAAAATGCCATCATTGAAGGAACAAAAGCTTACTACGATGATCCAAACGGAACCACTCTTAGTCAAGCAGAAATCACTGAATTGATTGAGTACGCAAAATCAAAAGGGATTGGACTCATCCCAGCGATCAACAGCCCAGGTCACATGGATGCCATGCTTGTCGCTATGGAAAAATTAGGTATCCAAAACCCTCAAGCCAACTTTGACAAGGTCTCTAAAACAACCATGGACCTTGAAAATGAAGAAGCGATGAACTTTACAAAAGCCCTTATCGGCAAGTACATGGACTTCTTTGCGGGCAAGACTAAGATCTTTAACTACGGTACAGACGAATACGCTAATGACGCTACCAACGCTCAAGGTTGGTACTACCTCAAATGGTATGGACTCTATGGCAAGTTTGCTGAATATGCCAACACTCTTGCTGCTATGGCTAAAGAAAGAGGCCTTCAACCAATGGCCTTCAACGATGGTTTCTACTACGAGGACAAGGATGATGTTGAATTTGACAAGGATGTCATCATCTCTTACTGGTCTAAAGGATGGTGGGGCTACAACCTTGCATCTCCACAGTACCTTGCAAGTAAAGGCTATAAATTCCTTAATACCAACGGAGACTGGTACTACATTCTCGGTCAAAAACCAGAAGATGGCGGTGGCTTCCTCAAAAAAGCTCTCGAAAATACCGAGAAAACTACATTTAATCAACTAGCATCAACTAAATACCCTGAAGTTGACCTTCCTACTATTGGTAGTATGCTTGCTATCTGGGCAGATAGACCAAGTGCTGAGTACAAGGAAGAAGAAATCTTTGAACTCATGACTGCCTTCGCAGATCACAATAAAGACTACTTCCGCGCTGACTACAATGCTCTCCGTGAGGAACTTGCTCAAATCCCTACTAACTTGGAAGGATACAGCAAAGAAAGTCTCGATGCTCTAAATGCAGCTAAAGAGGCTCTCAACTACAACCTCAACCGCAGCAAGCAAGCTGAGTTAGACGCTCTCGTAGCCAAACTCAAAGCAGCCCGCCTAGGCCTCAAACCAGCAGCAACTCACTCAGGAAGCCTCGATGAAAACGAACTAGCTGCCAATGTTGAAACCAAACCGGAACTCATCACAAGAGCAGAAAAGATTCCATTTGAAGTTATCAAGAAGGAAAATCCGAACCTTCCAGCTAAGCAAGAAAAGATTGTCACACCAGGTGTAGATGGCGAACGCACTCATTACATCTCTGTCCTTACTGAAAATGGTAAACAAACAGAAACCGTTCTAGACAGCCAAGTAACCAAAGAACCTGTGACCCAAGTGGTTGAAATCGGTGCACCTATTACCCACAAAGGGGATGAAAGCGGCCTTGCTCCAGCTGCCGAAGCGAAACCAAGACTGGATATACAAGAAGAAGAGATTCCGTTCACTACTGTGACACGTGAAAATCCACTCTTGCTCAAAGGGAAGACTCAAGTCGTTACTAAAGGCGCTAACGGTCGTCGCATCCATTACTACTCTGTGAGCACTAGTGCTGACGGTAAGGAAGTGAAAACTCTTGTAGATAGCCTTGTGACCCAAGAAGCAGTGACCCAAGTTATTGAAGTCGGAACCCTTGTAACCCATGTAGGAGACGAACACGGTCTTGCTCCAGCTGCAGAAACAAAACCGAGATTGGACATTCAAGAGGAAGAAATTCCATTCACTACTGTGACACGTGAAAATCCTCAATTACCAAAAGGACAAACGCAAGTTGTTACTAAAGGAGCTAACGGCCACCGTACTGCCTTCTACTCTGTAAGCACTACTGCTGATGGAAAAGAAGAAAGAACTCTTGTCAATAGCGTGGTAACACAGGAAGCAGTCACTCAAGTTGTTGAAGTCGGCACTGCCGCTGAGAAAGCTGAGCAAACTGCACCAACTACTGCCAAAGCAGATGAAAAACAACTCCCTGCAACAGGAAGTCAAGACTCTGCAGGCTTGGTCGCAGTAGGACTTATGGCCACACTAGCAGCCTACGGACTGACTAAGAGAAAAGAAGACTAA
- the purD gene encoding phosphoribosylamine--glycine ligase: MKLLVVGSGGREHAIAKKLLESKDVENVFVAPGNDGMTLDGLELVDISISEHSKLIEFAKANDIAWTFIGPDDALAAGIVDDFNAAGLKAFGPTRAAAELEWSKDFAKEIMVKYDVPTAAYGTFSDFEEAKAYIEEKGAPIVVKADGLALGKGVVVAETVEQAVEAAHEMLLDNKFGDSGARVVIEEFLDGEEFSLFAFVNGDKFYIMPTAQDHKRAYDGDKGPNTGGMGAYAPVPHLPESVVDTAVETIVKPVLEGMIKEGRPYLGVLYAGLILTADGPKVIEFNARFGDPETQIILPRLTSDFAQNITDILDSKEPNITWTDKGVTLGVVVASNGYPLDYEKGVELPAKTEGDIITYYAGAKFSENSRALLSNGGRVYMLVITADTVKEAQDIIYQELAQQNTEGLFYRTDIGSKAIK, translated from the coding sequence ATGAAGCTGTTAGTTGTCGGTTCGGGTGGTCGTGAACATGCGATTGCTAAGAAGTTGCTTGAGTCAAAAGACGTTGAAAATGTTTTTGTAGCTCCTGGGAATGACGGGATGACTCTGGATGGTCTGGAATTAGTGGATATCTCTATTTCCGAACATTCTAAATTGATTGAGTTTGCAAAGGCCAACGATATTGCTTGGACCTTCATCGGTCCAGATGATGCTCTTGCTGCTGGGATTGTGGATGATTTCAATGCAGCTGGTCTCAAGGCTTTTGGTCCGACTAGGGCTGCAGCGGAGCTGGAGTGGTCTAAGGATTTTGCAAAGGAAATCATGGTCAAATACGACGTTCCGACAGCAGCCTATGGCACATTTTCAGATTTCGAGGAAGCTAAGGCTTATATCGAGGAGAAAGGCGCTCCTATCGTCGTCAAGGCAGACGGCTTGGCTCTTGGGAAAGGTGTCGTCGTTGCGGAGACAGTTGAGCAAGCAGTCGAAGCCGCTCACGAGATGCTTTTGGACAATAAATTCGGTGATTCAGGTGCGCGTGTGGTCATCGAGGAATTCCTTGATGGGGAAGAGTTTTCTCTTTTTGCCTTTGTCAATGGGGACAAGTTCTACATCATGCCGACGGCTCAGGACCATAAACGTGCCTATGACGGCGACAAGGGCCCTAACACGGGCGGTATGGGAGCTTATGCGCCAGTTCCACACTTGCCAGAGAGTGTAGTTGATACAGCGGTGGAGACCATTGTCAAGCCAGTCCTTGAAGGAATGATCAAAGAAGGTCGCCCGTATCTTGGTGTCCTTTACGCAGGGCTTATCTTGACAGCAGATGGACCTAAGGTTATCGAGTTTAACGCTCGTTTCGGAGATCCAGAAACACAAATTATCTTGCCTCGTCTGACCTCCGATTTTGCACAAAATATCACGGATATCCTCGATAGCAAGGAGCCAAACATCACTTGGACGGATAAGGGTGTGACTCTGGGCGTGGTTGTCGCGTCAAACGGCTACCCGCTAGATTATGAAAAAGGTGTTGAATTGCCAGCAAAAACCGAGGGAGATATCATCACCTACTATGCAGGGGCAAAGTTTTCGGAAAATAGCAGAGCACTGCTATCAAACGGTGGACGTGTTTATATGCTCGTCATCACAGCAGATACCGTCAAAGAAGCCCAAGATATCATCTACCAAGAACTCGCTCAACAAAACACAGAAGGCCTCTTCTACCGAACAGATATCGGAAGCAAGGCAATTAAGTAA
- the purE gene encoding 5-(carboxyamino)imidazole ribonucleotide mutase, with protein MKPVISIIMGSKSDWATMQKTAEVLDRFGVAYEKKVVSAHRTPDLMFRHAEEARSRGIKVIIAGAGGAAHLPGMVAAKTTLPVIGVPVKSRALSGVDSLYSIVQMPGGVPVATMAIGEAGATNAALFALRLLSVEDQAIATALADFAEEQGKIAEESTNELI; from the coding sequence ATGAAACCAGTAATTTCCATCATCATGGGCTCCAAATCCGACTGGGCAACCATGCAAAAAACAGCCGAAGTCCTGGACCGCTTCGGTGTAGCCTACGAAAAGAAGGTTGTCTCTGCCCACCGGACACCAGACCTCATGTTTAGACATGCGGAAGAGGCTCGTAGCCGTGGCATCAAGGTCATTATCGCAGGTGCTGGTGGCGCAGCCCATTTGCCAGGAATGGTAGCAGCTAAAACAACACTTCCTGTCATTGGTGTACCAGTTAAATCACGTGCCCTTAGTGGCGTGGACTCGCTCTACTCTATCGTTCAGATGCCGGGTGGTGTGCCTGTGGCGACAATGGCTATCGGTGAGGCAGGTGCGACCAATGCTGCTCTCTTTGCCCTCCGTCTCCTGTCAGTAGAGGATCAGGCTATCGCGACAGCTTTGGCAGATTTTGCAGAAGAACAAGGAAAAATCGCAGAGGAGTCTACAAATGAACTCATCTAA
- a CDS encoding glycoside hydrolase family 35 protein: protein MTRFKIEDDFYLDGKPFKILSGAIHYFRIPAEDWYHSLYNLKALGFNTVETYVAWNLHEPIEGEFNFEGAMDLERFLQIAQDLGLYAIVRPSPFICAEWEFGGLPAWLLTKNMRIRSSDPAYIEAVARYYDQLLPRLVPRLLENGGNILMMQVENEYGSYGEDKSYLRAIRKLMEERGIDCPLFTSDGPWRATLKAGTLIEDDLFVTGNFGSKAPYNFSQMQEFFDEYGKKWPLMCMEFWDGWFNRWKEPIITRDPKELAEAVREVLEQGSINLYMFHGGTNFGFMNGCSARGTLDLPQVTSYDYDALLDEEGNPTAKYLAVKKMMATHFPEYPQLEPLYKESMEMESIPLVEKVSLFETLDSLASPTESLYPKAMEELGQSYGYLLYRTEASWDAEEERLRIIDGRDRAQLYVDGQWIATQYQTEIGEDIYCQGNREGFSEIDILVENMGRVNYGHKFLADTQRKGIRTGVCKDLHFMLNWKQYPLPLDNPEKIDFSKGWTEGQPAFYAFDFTVEEPKDTYLDLSEFGKGVAFVNGRHLGRFWNVGPTLSLYIPHSYLKQGDNRIIIFETEGEYKEEIHLTRKPTLKHIKGENL, encoded by the coding sequence ATGACAAGATTTAAAATTGAGGACGATTTCTATTTAGATGGAAAACCGTTCAAGATTTTGTCCGGCGCCATTCATTATTTTAGAATTCCAGCGGAGGATTGGTATCATTCGCTCTACAACTTAAAAGCGCTTGGCTTTAATACAGTCGAGACTTATGTAGCATGGAATTTACATGAACCTATTGAAGGTGAGTTTAATTTTGAAGGTGCTATGGATTTGGAGAGATTCCTCCAAATCGCACAGGATTTGGGTCTATACGCCATTGTGCGTCCGTCTCCATTTATCTGTGCTGAGTGGGAGTTCGGTGGTTTACCAGCTTGGCTCTTAACTAAGAACATGCGAATCCGTTCATCCGATCCGGCTTATATTGAGGCAGTTGCTCGCTATTATGACCAATTATTACCAAGGCTTGTGCCTCGCTTGTTGGAAAATGGCGGAAACATTCTCATGATGCAAGTCGAAAATGAATATGGATCTTATGGAGAAGATAAGTCTTATCTGAGAGCGATTCGAAAATTGATGGAAGAACGAGGGATTGATTGCCCACTCTTTACTTCAGACGGTCCTTGGAGGGCTACTCTGAAAGCTGGAACCTTGATTGAAGATGACCTCTTTGTGACAGGAAACTTCGGCTCTAAGGCTCCTTACAACTTTTCACAAATGCAAGAATTCTTTGATGAGTATGGCAAAAAATGGCCCCTCATGTGTATGGAATTCTGGGATGGCTGGTTCAACCGTTGGAAAGAACCAATCATCACGCGTGATCCAAAAGAGTTGGCAGAAGCTGTTCGAGAGGTGTTAGAGCAAGGCTCCATCAACCTTTATATGTTCCATGGCGGAACAAACTTTGGTTTCATGAATGGTTGCTCGGCTCGAGGAACTCTAGATTTGCCACAAGTTACATCTTACGATTATGATGCCCTTCTCGATGAAGAAGGAAATCCAACTGCTAAATACCTAGCAGTCAAGAAGATGATGGCAACACACTTCCCAGAGTATCCACAGTTGGAACCACTTTACAAGGAAAGCATGGAAATGGAATCCATTCCACTAGTCGAAAAAGTTTCCTTGTTTGAAACTCTGGATAGCTTGGCAAGTCCAACTGAAAGCCTCTATCCAAAAGCGATGGAAGAACTTGGTCAAAGTTATGGCTACCTTCTTTATCGTACCGAAGCAAGTTGGGATGCAGAAGAGGAACGTCTCCGTATCATCGATGGACGTGACCGAGCTCAACTCTATGTAGATGGTCAATGGATTGCCACTCAATACCAGACAGAAATTGGTGAAGATATCTACTGTCAGGGAAATCGAGAAGGTTTTTCAGAGATTGACATCTTGGTCGAAAATATGGGGCGTGTTAACTACGGACATAAGTTCTTGGCAGATACGCAACGTAAAGGAATTCGTACAGGTGTCTGTAAGGATCTACACTTCATGTTAAATTGGAAACAATATCCACTTCCATTGGATAATCCTGAGAAAATTGATTTTTCAAAAGGATGGACAGAAGGACAACCGGCCTTTTACGCTTTCGACTTCACCGTTGAAGAGCCTAAGGATACCTACTTAGATTTATCTGAGTTTGGTAAGGGAGTTGCCTTTGTCAACGGGCGTCACCTAGGACGTTTCTGGAATGTCGGCCCGACCCTCTCACTTTATATCCCTCATAGCTATCTCAAGCAAGGTGATAACCGCATTATCATCTTTGAAACTGAAGGTGAATATAAAGAAGAGATTCATTTAACTCGTAAACCTACACTAAAACACATAAAGGGGGAAAACTTATGA
- the purB gene encoding adenylosuccinate lyase yields MINRYSRPEMANIWSEENKYRAWLEVEILADEAWAELGEIPKEDVALIREKADFDIDRILEIEQETRHDVVAFTRAVSETLGEERKWVHYGLTSTDVVDTAYGYLYKQANDIIRRDLENFTNIIADKAKEHKFTIMMGRTHGVHAEPTTFGLKLATWYSEMKRNIERFEHAAAGVEAGKISGAVGNFANIPPFVEKYVCDKLGIRAQEISTQVLPRDLHAEYFAVLASIATSIERMATEIRGLQKSEQREVEEFFAKGQKGSSAMPHKRNPIGSENMTGLARVIRGHMVTAYENVALWHERDISHSSAERIITPDTTILIDYMLNRFGNIVKNLTVFPENMIRNMNSTFGLIFSQRAMLTLIEKGMTREQAYDLVQPKTAHSWDNQVDFKPLLEADPEVTSRLTQEEIDEIFNPAYYTKRVEDIFERIGLGD; encoded by the coding sequence ATGATTAACCGTTACTCTCGCCCTGAGATGGCGAACATTTGGAGTGAAGAAAATAAATACCGTGCTTGGCTTGAGGTGGAAATCTTGGCTGACGAGGCATGGGCTGAGTTGGGGGAAATCCCTAAGGAAGATGTGGCTTTGATTCGCGAGAAGGCGGACTTTGACATCGACCGTATTTTGGAGATTGAGCAAGAGACTCGCCACGATGTGGTGGCTTTCACGCGTGCGGTTTCTGAGACGCTTGGTGAAGAGCGCAAGTGGGTCCACTATGGTTTGACTTCTACTGACGTGGTGGATACGGCCTACGGATACCTCTACAAGCAGGCCAACGACATCATCCGTCGTGACCTTGAAAACTTCACCAACATCATCGCTGATAAGGCTAAGGAGCACAAGTTCACCATCATGATGGGGCGTACCCACGGTGTGCACGCTGAGCCGACAACTTTTGGTCTTAAATTGGCGACTTGGTACAGCGAAATGAAGCGCAATATCGAGCGTTTCGAGCATGCGGCTGCTGGTGTGGAAGCTGGTAAGATTTCTGGTGCGGTTGGTAACTTTGCCAACATCCCACCATTCGTTGAAAAATACGTCTGCGACAAACTCGGTATCCGTGCTCAAGAAATCTCTACACAGGTGCTTCCTCGTGACCTTCACGCTGAGTACTTCGCAGTTCTTGCCAGCATCGCAACTTCTATCGAGCGTATGGCGACTGAAATTCGTGGTTTGCAAAAATCTGAGCAACGCGAAGTAGAAGAGTTCTTTGCCAAAGGTCAAAAAGGGTCTTCAGCCATGCCTCACAAACGCAATCCTATCGGTTCTGAAAACATGACAGGTCTTGCGCGTGTCATCCGTGGTCACATGGTGACGGCCTATGAGAACGTCGCTCTCTGGCATGAACGTGATATCTCTCACTCATCAGCAGAGCGTATTATCACACCGGACACGACCATTTTGATCGACTACATGCTCAACCGTTTTGGAAACATCGTCAAGAACTTGACGGTCTTCCCAGAAAACATGATCCGTAACATGAACTCAACTTTCGGTCTCATCTTCAGCCAGCGTGCTATGTTGACCTTGATTGAGAAAGGTATGACACGTGAGCAAGCTTACGACCTTGTTCAACCTAAGACAGCACACTCTTGGGACAACCAAGTAGACTTCAAACCACTTCTGGAAGCAGATCCAGAAGTGACATCACGCCTGACTCAAGAGGAGATTGATGAAATCTTCAACCCAGCATACTACACCAAACGAGTAGAGGATATCTTTGAACGTATCGGACTTGGTGACTAA
- a CDS encoding PTS sugar transporter subunit IIB — protein sequence MTIVGCRIDGRLIHGQVANLWAGKLNVSRIMVVDDEVVNNDIEKSGLKLATPPGVKLSILPIEKAAANILAGKYDSQRLFIVARKPDRFLGLVEAGVPLETLNVGNMSQTPETRPITRSINVVDKDVEDFHKLAEKGVKLTAQMVPNDPVSDFLSLLK from the coding sequence ATGACAATTGTAGGATGCCGTATCGATGGACGTTTGATCCACGGTCAAGTAGCCAATCTTTGGGCAGGGAAACTAAACGTTTCGCGCATTATGGTTGTAGACGATGAAGTCGTTAACAACGATATTGAAAAGAGTGGCTTGAAACTTGCTACACCACCAGGTGTGAAACTTAGTATCTTGCCAATTGAGAAAGCGGCAGCGAATATCCTTGCTGGTAAATACGATAGCCAACGTCTCTTTATCGTTGCACGTAAACCAGACCGTTTCCTTGGTTTGGTTGAAGCAGGCGTTCCGCTTGAAACACTCAATGTCGGCAATATGTCTCAAACACCAGAAACTCGCCCTATCACACGTTCTATCAACGTGGTAGATAAGGATGTGGAAGACTTCCACAAACTGGCAGAAAAAGGTGTGAAACTCACTGCTCAAATGGTTCCAAACGATCCCGTATCAGACTTTTTGAGTTTATTAAAATAG
- the purK gene encoding 5-(carboxyamino)imidazole ribonucleotide synthase, translating to MNSSKTIGIIGGGQLGQMMAISAIYMGHKVIALDPAADCPASRVAEIIVAPYNDVAALRQLAERCDVLTYEFENVDADGLDAVIKDGQLPQGTDLLRISQNRIFEKDFLSNKAQVTVAPYKVVTSSQDLADIDLSKNYVLKTATGGYDGHGQKVIRSEADLEEAYALADSAGCVLEEFVNFDLEISVIVSGTGKDVTVFPVQENIHRNNILSKTIVPARISASLAEKAKAMAVRIAEQLNLSGTLCVEMFATADDIIVNEIAPRPHNSGHYSIEACDFSQFDTHILGVLGAPLPAIKLHAPAVMLNVLGQHVEVAEKYVTENPSAHLHMYGKIEAKHNRKMGHVTVFSDAPDEVEEFGKGIDF from the coding sequence ATGAACTCATCTAAAACAATCGGAATTATCGGTGGCGGTCAGCTGGGGCAGATGATGGCCATTTCTGCTATCTACATGGGACACAAGGTTATCGCGCTGGATCCTGCGGCGGATTGCCCGGCCTCTCGTGTGGCGGAAATCATAGTGGCTCCTTATAACGATGTGGCTGCCCTCCGTCAGTTGGCTGAGCGTTGCGATGTCCTTACCTATGAGTTTGAAAATGTCGATGCTGACGGTCTGGATGCTGTCATCAAGGATGGACAACTCCCTCAAGGGACCGACCTGCTCCGCATTTCACAAAATCGTATCTTTGAAAAGGACTTCCTCTCAAACAAGGCACAAGTCACTGTGGCACCCTACAAGGTTGTGACTTCAAGCCAAGATTTGGCAGACATTGATCTATCTAAAAACTATGTCCTCAAGACTGCGACAGGTGGCTATGATGGACATGGGCAAAAGGTCATTCGCTCAGAAGCAGATTTGGAAGAAGCCTATGCCCTAGCTGACTCAGCAGGCTGCGTTTTGGAAGAATTTGTCAATTTTGACCTTGAAATTTCGGTAATCGTGTCAGGAACTGGGAAGGACGTGACGGTTTTCCCAGTTCAGGAAAATATCCACCGCAACAACATCCTGTCTAAGACCATTGTGCCTGCTCGGATTTCTGCAAGTCTAGCTGAAAAAGCAAAAGCTATGGCCGTGAGAATCGCTGAGCAACTCAACTTGTCTGGAACGCTCTGTGTGGAAATGTTTGCGACAGCTGACGACATTATCGTCAATGAGATTGCTCCACGTCCACACAATTCAGGTCACTACTCAATCGAAGCTTGCGACTTCTCCCAGTTTGATACCCATATCTTGGGCGTTCTCGGAGCACCATTGCCAGCTATCAAACTGCATGCGCCGGCCGTTATGCTGAATGTTCTCGGCCAACACGTCGAGGTCGCTGAAAAGTATGTCACAGAAAATCCAAGCGCTCACCTCCACATGTATGGTAAAATAGAAGCGAAGCACAACCGCAAGATGGGGCATGTGACTGTGTTTAGTGATGCGCCAGATGAGGTGGAGGAGTTTGGGAAAGGGATTGATTTTTAG